One Halomonas sp. THAF5a genomic region harbors:
- a CDS encoding urate hydroxylase PuuD, giving the protein MQAYLLDFANLLLRWLHVIAAVAWIGESIYFVMLDNGLRPPKAAEDRQKGVFGEMWAVHGGGFYHNQKYASAPEKLPEDLHWSFWKAYTTWLSGFGLFVLLYMTNPGFYLVNPGSDWAWAAELTGWQANAVALLFLLSGWVVYNELCKRISPNMERDGVLSLAVAVMMVVVAYLSTQIFAGRAAFLLTGAVMATAMSANVFFWIIPGQRRMVKAMKAGETPNPIDGKRGKQRSVHNTYFTLPVVLLMLSNHYAFTYTHELSWVIMALFIFAGALIRQFFVLMHAGAIRPAYPAAGVALILVAVWVGAPSGKDGVATAAVSPSTSGEAPATAATSLAEVHAIVERRCVSCHAQAPEHAGFAAAPAGVILETEDQLLRQIAQVQQVVASGYMPLGNITQMTEEERAAVTTWTP; this is encoded by the coding sequence ATGCAAGCGTATCTCCTGGACTTTGCCAACCTCCTGCTGCGGTGGCTGCACGTGATCGCCGCCGTCGCCTGGATCGGCGAGTCCATCTACTTCGTGATGCTGGACAACGGCCTGCGGCCGCCCAAGGCCGCCGAGGACAGGCAGAAGGGCGTGTTCGGCGAGATGTGGGCCGTGCACGGCGGCGGCTTCTATCACAATCAGAAGTACGCCAGCGCCCCGGAGAAACTCCCCGAGGACCTGCACTGGTCGTTCTGGAAGGCTTATACCACCTGGCTCTCCGGCTTCGGCCTCTTCGTGCTGCTCTACATGACCAACCCCGGCTTCTACCTGGTCAACCCGGGCAGCGACTGGGCCTGGGCCGCCGAGCTGACCGGCTGGCAGGCCAACGCCGTGGCGCTGCTCTTCCTGCTCTCCGGCTGGGTGGTCTACAACGAGCTGTGCAAGCGCATCAGCCCCAACATGGAGCGCGACGGCGTGCTGAGCCTGGCCGTGGCGGTGATGATGGTGGTGGTCGCCTACCTGAGCACCCAGATCTTCGCCGGCCGCGCCGCCTTCCTGCTCACCGGTGCGGTAATGGCCACGGCCATGTCCGCCAACGTCTTCTTCTGGATCATCCCCGGCCAGCGCCGCATGGTGAAGGCGATGAAGGCCGGCGAGACGCCGAATCCCATCGACGGCAAGCGCGGCAAGCAGCGTTCGGTGCACAACACCTACTTCACGCTGCCGGTGGTGCTGCTGATGCTCAGCAACCACTACGCCTTCACCTACACCCATGAGCTCTCCTGGGTGATCATGGCGCTGTTCATCTTCGCCGGCGCGCTGATCCGCCAGTTCTTCGTGCTGATGCACGCGGGTGCCATCCGGCCGGCCTACCCGGCGGCGGGCGTGGCGCTGATCCTGGTGGCGGTCTGGGTCGGCGCGCCGAGCGGCAAGGACGGCGTGGCCACCGCCGCCGTCTCCCCCTCGACGAGCGGCGAGGCGCCGGCCACGGCCGCCACGTCGCTCGCCGAGGTGCACGCCATCGTCGAGCGGCGCTGCGTGAGCTGTCACGCCCAGGCCCCCGAACACGCCGGCTTCGCGGCGGCCCCGGCGGGGGTGATCCTCGAGACCGAGGACCAGCTGCTGCGTCAGATCGCGCAGGTCCAGCAGGTGGTGGCGAGCGGCTACATGCCGCTGGGCAACATCACCCAGATGACCGAGGAGGAGCGCGCCGCGGTGACGACCTGGACGCCCTGA
- a CDS encoding phosphoribosyltransferase, producing the protein MFRDRLEAADRLVDRLADLKTEKPLILAIPRGAVPMGRRMADALDGELDVVLVRKVGAPGNPEYAIGAVDESGRVALEPSAGHYREDAVNREVERQRALIEERRRRYTPVRAAIDPGGRVVVVVDDGSATGATMAAALGALRDRGPRRLIAALGAAPPDTVARLEGLADEVVCLEVSPHFRAVGQFFADFGQVEDEEVIALLGREAG; encoded by the coding sequence ATGTTTCGTGACCGCCTCGAGGCGGCCGATCGCCTCGTCGATCGCCTCGCCGACCTCAAGACCGAGAAGCCGCTGATCCTGGCCATTCCCCGGGGCGCCGTGCCCATGGGGCGCCGGATGGCCGATGCCCTGGACGGCGAGCTGGACGTGGTGCTGGTGCGCAAGGTGGGCGCGCCGGGCAATCCCGAGTACGCCATCGGCGCGGTCGACGAGTCGGGCCGCGTGGCCCTGGAGCCCAGCGCCGGCCACTACCGCGAGGACGCGGTGAACCGGGAAGTGGAACGCCAGCGCGCGCTGATCGAGGAGCGCCGCCGGCGCTATACCCCGGTGCGCGCCGCCATCGATCCCGGAGGACGCGTGGTGGTGGTGGTGGATGACGGCAGCGCGACGGGGGCCACCATGGCCGCCGCCCTCGGCGCCCTGCGCGACCGGGGACCGAGACGGCTGATCGCCGCCCTGGGAGCCGCGCCGCCCGACACCGTGGCGCGGCTCGAGGGGCTGGCCGACGAGGTGGTCTGCCTGGAGGTCTCGCCCCACTTCCGTGCGGTGGGCCAGTTCTTCGCCGACTTCGGTCAGGTGGAGGATGAGGAGGTGATCGCCCTGCTGGGACGCGAGGCGGGCTGA
- a CDS encoding GntR family transcriptional regulator → MNQRQSVAGSQAGDSGGRPGKSGDGPKRHEAIYQSISDAIIEHRLKPGARLREDALAEVFGVSRTGIRKILQRLALEQLVTLTPRRGASVTRPTADEAKDVFDARLMVECGLMREIARRITAEDLAALRDMARRERQALKSGEQSTAIRLSADFHTRLASISGNATLADFVERLCSRSSLILAVYGNAGHLGCESHDHDDLIGYLEAGNGERAEAFMGRHLKAIEASLSIHVEEDEAPDLFEIFAG, encoded by the coding sequence ATGAACCAGCGTCAGTCCGTCGCCGGGAGTCAGGCCGGCGACAGCGGCGGTCGCCCCGGCAAGAGCGGCGACGGTCCCAAGCGTCACGAGGCGATCTACCAGTCGATCAGCGATGCGATCATCGAGCACCGCCTCAAGCCCGGGGCGCGCCTGCGCGAGGACGCCCTGGCCGAGGTGTTCGGCGTCAGCCGCACCGGCATCCGCAAGATCCTCCAGCGCCTGGCCCTGGAGCAGCTGGTGACCCTGACGCCGCGCCGCGGGGCCAGCGTGACCCGGCCCACCGCCGACGAGGCCAAGGACGTCTTCGATGCGCGGCTGATGGTCGAGTGCGGCCTGATGCGCGAGATCGCTCGGCGCATCACCGCCGAGGACCTGGCCGCGCTGCGCGACATGGCCCGGCGCGAGCGCCAGGCCCTGAAGTCCGGCGAGCAGAGCACGGCGATCCGGCTCTCGGCGGACTTCCACACGCGCCTGGCGAGCATCTCGGGCAACGCCACCCTGGCCGACTTCGTCGAGCGGCTCTGCTCGCGCTCCTCGCTGATCCTCGCGGTCTACGGCAACGCCGGCCACCTGGGCTGCGAGTCCCACGACCACGATGACCTGATCGGCTACCTGGAGGCCGGCAACGGCGAGCGTGCCGAGGCCTTCATGGGCCGCCACCTGAAGGCGATCGAGGCCTCGCTGTCGATCCACGTCGAGGAGGACGAGGCGCCGGATCTGTTCGAGATCTTCGCCGGCTAG
- the glcC gene encoding transcriptional regulator GlcC has translation MPRYHEELRITSRTPDAIAARLEELILDGVFRPDQLLPSERRLSERLQVSRASLREALRTLRSKGVIETRQGRGSVVAPLVATPLDSPLMHLFRDHPRTLFDLLEVRALLEGESARLAASRGTASDRVLITRRYREMVDYVEGAESIEAERLARFDHGFHLAICQASHNPVLVHTLQSLTDLLLSSVFASVKNLYHRPHCREMINRQHARLYHAVVDGKPELARRAALEHLTSIGEQLGEIEAEEQRLERSAMRLEEWE, from the coding sequence ATGCCCCGTTACCATGAAGAGCTGCGGATCACCTCGCGCACGCCCGACGCCATCGCGGCCCGGCTCGAGGAGCTGATCCTCGACGGCGTCTTCCGTCCGGACCAGCTGCTCCCCTCCGAGCGACGGCTCAGCGAGCGCCTGCAGGTGTCCCGGGCCTCCCTGCGCGAGGCGCTGCGCACGCTGCGCAGCAAGGGCGTCATCGAGACCCGCCAGGGGCGGGGCTCGGTGGTCGCCCCGCTGGTCGCCACGCCCCTGGACTCTCCGCTGATGCATCTCTTCCGCGACCATCCGCGGACCCTCTTCGACCTGCTGGAGGTGCGCGCACTGCTCGAGGGGGAGTCGGCGCGTCTGGCGGCCAGCCGCGGCACGGCCTCGGATCGGGTGCTGATCACCCGCCGCTACCGGGAGATGGTCGACTACGTGGAGGGTGCCGAGTCGATCGAGGCCGAGCGCCTGGCGCGCTTCGACCACGGCTTCCACCTGGCCATCTGCCAGGCCTCCCACAATCCGGTGCTGGTCCACACGCTGCAGAGCCTGACGGACCTGCTGCTGAGCTCGGTGTTCGCCTCGGTGAAGAACCTCTATCACCGCCCCCACTGCCGGGAGATGATCAATCGCCAGCACGCCCGGCTCTATCACGCGGTGGTCGACGGCAAGCCCGAGCTCGCCCGGCGCGCCGCCCTGGAGCACCTCACGAGCATCGGCGAGCAGCTGGGCGAGATCGAGGCCGAGGAGCAGCGCCTGGAGCGCTCGGCGATGCGCCTGGAGGAGTGGGAGTAG
- a CDS encoding uracil-xanthine permease family protein: MQSNASNTSLFDFHGRPPIGKALPLSLQHVLAMIAGVITPPIIIAGVVGATPAEKLMLIQIAVLASGICTLFHLYGVWKFGARLPAIFGVGFAYVPTLIAVGGQFGIEGILGAQLVGGITMMVVGYFIQYIRHLFPPVVAGTVVLVIGLSLYDISIRYMAGSGNVDAPNFGDPLNWGVGIATLLTVLAASQFGRGVVRLSAIIVGILVGYLLSLSLGMVSFDAVADARWVAVPEVMPFEMEFHTAALVSMVVICVINSVQTIGDLSATSVAGMNRELKTKELTGGLLGNGLTTAASAFFGALPTSTFSQNVGIVAMTKVISRSVLAIAGVFMIAAGLSPKFGAIMTTIPYPVLGGATITVFGMITMTGIQLLTKDELSARNMTIVGLALALSLGIASVPSAIEQFPAMLQNVIGGAPIVVAAITAFVLNIVLPRKSLSDEAREREEIAKADAEAAAEAAGEATGGDEGRSAAATGASSK, from the coding sequence ATGCAGAGCAATGCCAGCAACACCTCGCTATTCGACTTCCACGGCAGGCCACCGATCGGCAAGGCCCTGCCGCTCTCCCTGCAGCACGTGCTGGCGATGATCGCCGGCGTCATCACCCCGCCGATCATCATCGCCGGCGTGGTCGGTGCGACCCCGGCCGAGAAGCTGATGCTGATCCAGATCGCCGTGCTGGCCTCGGGGATCTGCACCCTGTTCCACCTCTATGGCGTCTGGAAGTTCGGCGCCCGCCTGCCGGCCATCTTCGGCGTGGGCTTCGCCTACGTGCCGACCCTGATCGCGGTGGGCGGCCAGTTCGGCATCGAGGGCATCCTCGGTGCCCAGCTGGTGGGCGGCATCACCATGATGGTGGTGGGCTACTTCATCCAGTACATCCGCCACCTCTTCCCGCCGGTCGTCGCGGGCACGGTGGTGCTGGTGATCGGGCTGTCGCTCTACGACATCTCGATCCGCTACATGGCCGGAAGCGGCAACGTCGACGCGCCGAACTTCGGCGACCCGCTCAACTGGGGGGTGGGCATCGCCACCCTGCTGACGGTGCTGGCGGCCTCCCAGTTCGGCCGCGGCGTGGTCAGGCTCTCGGCGATCATCGTCGGCATCCTGGTCGGCTACCTGCTGTCGCTCTCGCTGGGCATGGTCAGCTTCGACGCCGTGGCCGACGCCCGCTGGGTCGCCGTGCCGGAGGTGATGCCCTTCGAGATGGAGTTCCACACCGCCGCCCTGGTCTCCATGGTGGTGATCTGCGTGATCAACTCGGTGCAGACCATCGGCGACCTGTCGGCCACCAGCGTGGCGGGCATGAACCGCGAGCTGAAGACCAAGGAACTGACCGGCGGCCTGCTGGGCAACGGTTTGACCACTGCGGCGAGCGCCTTCTTCGGCGCCCTGCCGACCTCCACCTTCAGCCAGAACGTCGGCATCGTGGCCATGACCAAGGTGATCAGCCGCTCGGTGCTGGCCATCGCCGGGGTGTTCATGATCGCGGCCGGGCTCAGTCCCAAGTTCGGCGCCATCATGACCACCATCCCCTACCCGGTGCTGGGCGGGGCCACCATCACGGTGTTCGGCATGATCACCATGACCGGCATCCAGCTGCTGACCAAGGACGAGCTCTCCGCCCGCAACATGACCATCGTCGGCCTGGCGCTGGCGCTGAGCCTGGGCATCGCCTCGGTGCCGTCGGCCATCGAGCAGTTCCCGGCGATGCTGCAGAACGTGATCGGCGGCGCACCCATCGTGGTGGCGGCGATCACCGCCTTCGTGCTCAACATCGTGCTGCCGAGGAAGTCGCTGTCGGACGAGGCCCGGGAGCGCGAGGAGATCGCCAAGGCGGATGCCGAGGCGGCCGCGGAGGCGGCGGGTGAGGCCACCGGGGGCGACGAGGGCCGCTCGGCGGCGGCCACCGGCGCCTCCTCGAAGTAA
- the uraD gene encoding 2-oxo-4-hydroxy-4-carboxy-5-ureidoimidazoline decarboxylase, protein MSDNTFTPRPSELDRMRFVELYGETYEHSPWVAELAWQQGLNSEQDTPEGLAEAMGRVLLGASPERQLEVIRAHPDLAGKAAIAGTLTDDSTREQAGAGLDQCTPEEMARFERLNAAYKEKFGFPFVMAVKGHDRHDILAAFETRLENDPAEERRTAVEQINRIARFRLQARLG, encoded by the coding sequence ATGAGCGACAATACCTTTACCCCTCGCCCCAGCGAGCTCGACCGGATGCGTTTCGTCGAGCTGTACGGCGAGACCTACGAGCACTCCCCCTGGGTGGCCGAACTGGCCTGGCAGCAGGGCCTTAACAGCGAGCAGGACACCCCCGAGGGGCTGGCCGAGGCCATGGGGCGGGTGCTCTTGGGCGCCAGTCCCGAGCGCCAGCTCGAGGTGATTCGCGCCCACCCGGATCTCGCCGGCAAGGCGGCCATCGCCGGCACGCTCACCGACGACTCCACCCGCGAGCAGGCCGGCGCCGGCCTGGACCAGTGCACCCCCGAGGAGATGGCGCGCTTCGAGCGCCTCAACGCCGCCTACAAGGAGAAGTTCGGCTTCCCCTTCGTGATGGCCGTCAAGGGCCACGACCGCCACGACATCCTGGCCGCCTTCGAGACGCGCCTGGAGAACGACCCGGCCGAGGAGCGCCGCACCGCGGTCGAGCAGATCAACCGCATCGCCCGCTTCCGCCTGCAGGCCCGCCTCGGCTGA
- a CDS encoding glutathione S-transferase family protein → MTRVLYDLCGIDEGLRFSPYCWRVRLALAHKGLEVQTRPWRFNDTEALAFADHYQVPVLVDGEEVVTDSYEILRYLDRTYPEAPLLGEGLAEARGRFFKHYAERVMAPAMLRTIVMDLLNAIHPDDRAYFRETREKRLGRTLEEFHSPAKGLAQLDHALAPLRAQLADGDFLDGDAPAGADYLVFGNFMWARCVSSADLVSNADPVYGWLERMLDLHDGLGRNALRVTDIEGAYR, encoded by the coding sequence ATGACACGGGTGCTCTATGATCTCTGCGGCATCGACGAGGGGCTGCGGTTCTCGCCCTACTGCTGGCGGGTGCGCCTCGCCCTGGCCCACAAGGGGCTCGAGGTGCAGACGCGGCCCTGGCGCTTCAACGACACCGAGGCCCTGGCCTTCGCCGATCACTATCAGGTGCCGGTGCTGGTCGACGGCGAGGAGGTGGTCACCGACAGCTACGAGATCCTGCGCTACCTGGACCGCACCTATCCCGAGGCACCGCTGCTCGGCGAGGGACTGGCCGAGGCACGGGGGCGCTTCTTCAAGCACTACGCCGAGCGAGTGATGGCCCCGGCCATGCTGCGCACCATCGTCATGGACCTGCTCAACGCCATCCATCCCGACGACCGCGCCTACTTCCGCGAGACCCGCGAGAAGCGCCTCGGTCGCACCCTCGAGGAGTTCCACTCCCCGGCCAAGGGGCTGGCCCAGCTGGATCATGCCCTGGCCCCGCTGCGCGCCCAGCTCGCGGACGGCGACTTCCTCGACGGTGACGCCCCGGCAGGCGCCGACTATCTGGTCTTCGGCAACTTCATGTGGGCGCGCTGCGTCTCCAGCGCCGACCTCGTCTCCAACGCCGACCCGGTGTACGGCTGGCTCGAGCGCATGCTCGACCTCCACGACGGCCTGGGGCGCAATGCCCTGCGCGTCACCGACATCGAGGGTGCCTATCGCTGA
- a CDS encoding phasin family protein, giving the protein MSKATPQQATEQFESTFVAPARRLGALNLDYTEKLVAAQFDAVRALTDMGLSQARGWLDVRDAEGLKKAVDAQQKATEQLGERLRGDAETLMSLSQEYVRESQKLAEEGLKAAAPAGK; this is encoded by the coding sequence ATGAGCAAGGCAACCCCCCAGCAGGCGACCGAGCAGTTCGAGTCCACCTTCGTGGCCCCCGCCCGTCGCCTCGGCGCCCTCAACCTCGACTACACCGAGAAGCTGGTCGCCGCCCAGTTCGACGCCGTGCGCGCCCTGACCGACATGGGCCTCTCCCAGGCCCGCGGCTGGCTCGACGTGCGCGACGCCGAGGGCCTGAAGAAGGCCGTGGACGCCCAGCAGAAGGCCACCGAGCAGCTCGGCGAGCGCCTGCGCGGCGATGCCGAGACGCTCATGAGCCTGAGCCAGGAGTACGTTCGCGAGAGCCAGAAGCTCGCCGAGGAAGGTCTCAAGGCCGCGGCCCCGGCCGGCAAGTAA
- the glcD gene encoding glycolate oxidase subunit GlcD: MNILYDERLDGELATIDKAEVLADLERSAPGLTLLHREEDLRPFECDGLSAYRVLPMLVALPETLEQVETLMKRCRALGVPVVTRGAGTGLSGGALPLEQGVLLVMSRFNRILDIDPDARIARLQPGVRNLAISEAAAPYGLYYAPDPSSQIACSIGGNVAENAGGVHCLKYGLTVHNVMKVEVITIEGERMTLGSEALDAAGLDLLALFTGSEGMLGVVTEITVKLLPKPETAKVLMASFDDVEKAGRAVGDIIAAGIIPGGLEMMDKLAIRAAEDFVKAGYPVEAEAILLCELDGVEADVDDDCATVRQVLERAGATDIQQARDEAERALFWAGRKNAFPAVGRMSPDYYCMDGTIPRRELPRVLKGIAELSEAYGLKVANVFHAGDGNMHPLILFDANREGELEQAEALGGKILELCVEAGGSITGEHGVGREKINQMCAQFNPHELTLFHAVKAAFDPERLLNPGKNIPTLARCAEFGAMHVHNNELPHPELPRF, encoded by the coding sequence ATGAACATCCTCTACGACGAGCGGCTCGACGGCGAGCTGGCGACAATCGACAAGGCCGAGGTCCTGGCCGACCTTGAGCGCTCGGCGCCGGGCCTCACCCTGCTGCACCGCGAGGAGGACCTGCGCCCCTTCGAGTGCGACGGCCTCTCGGCCTACCGCGTGCTGCCGATGCTGGTGGCGTTGCCCGAGACCCTCGAGCAGGTCGAGACGCTGATGAAGCGCTGCCGGGCGCTGGGGGTGCCAGTGGTGACCCGCGGCGCCGGCACCGGACTCTCCGGCGGCGCCCTGCCCCTGGAGCAGGGCGTGCTGCTCGTCATGTCGCGCTTCAACCGCATCCTCGACATCGACCCGGACGCCCGCATCGCGCGCCTGCAGCCCGGGGTGCGCAACCTCGCCATCTCCGAGGCGGCGGCGCCCTACGGGCTCTACTACGCCCCCGATCCCTCGTCGCAGATCGCCTGCTCGATCGGCGGCAACGTCGCCGAGAACGCCGGCGGCGTGCACTGCCTGAAGTACGGGCTGACCGTGCACAACGTCATGAAGGTGGAGGTGATCACCATCGAGGGCGAGCGCATGACGCTCGGCAGCGAGGCGCTGGACGCCGCCGGCCTCGACCTGCTGGCGCTGTTCACCGGCTCCGAGGGCATGCTCGGCGTGGTCACCGAGATCACCGTCAAGCTGCTGCCCAAGCCCGAGACCGCCAAGGTGCTGATGGCGAGCTTCGACGACGTAGAGAAGGCCGGCCGGGCGGTCGGCGACATCATCGCCGCGGGCATCATCCCCGGCGGGCTCGAGATGATGGACAAGCTCGCGATCCGCGCCGCCGAGGATTTCGTCAAGGCCGGCTACCCCGTCGAGGCCGAGGCCATCCTGCTCTGCGAGCTCGACGGCGTGGAGGCCGACGTCGACGACGACTGTGCCACGGTGCGCCAGGTGCTCGAGCGGGCCGGCGCCACCGACATCCAGCAGGCCCGGGACGAGGCCGAGCGCGCGCTCTTCTGGGCCGGGCGCAAGAACGCCTTCCCCGCGGTGGGGCGGATGTCCCCGGACTACTACTGCATGGACGGCACCATCCCTCGCCGGGAGCTGCCGCGGGTGCTCAAGGGCATCGCCGAGCTCTCCGAGGCCTACGGCCTCAAGGTCGCCAACGTCTTCCACGCCGGCGACGGCAACATGCACCCGCTGATCCTCTTCGATGCCAACCGCGAGGGCGAGCTGGAGCAGGCCGAGGCGCTCGGCGGCAAGATCCTCGAGCTGTGCGTCGAGGCCGGCGGCTCGATCACCGGCGAGCACGGCGTCGGCCGCGAGAAGATCAACCAGATGTGCGCCCAGTTCAATCCGCACGAGCTGACCCTCTTCCACGCGGTGAAGGCGGCCTTCGACCCCGAGCGCCTGCTCAACCCGGGCAAGAACATCCCGACGCTGGCCCGCTGCGCCGAGTTCGGCGCCATGCACGTCCACAACAACGAGCTCCCGCACCCCGAGCTGCCCCGATTCTGA
- a CDS encoding L-lactate permease — MNETTLALLAFVPLVLAGVLLIGLRMAARVAMPIVFVVTALIGLLAWQMSFTRVLASTLQGLMLTVAILWIIFGAILLLNTLKHSGGITAIRNGFSGISPDRRVQAIIVAWLFGCFIEGASGFGTPAAVAAPLMVALGFPALAAVVVGMMIQSTPVSFGAVGTPIVVGVTGGLDRAGITEALEAGGSGWLEYYHLIAGEVAVIHALVGVLMPLIMVMIMVRFFGANRSWKEGLSIAPFALFAGVAFVVPYALAGMLLGPEFPSMIGAMVGLAIVVPAARRGFLLPKDTWDFPPSTAWPDKWLGKLVIKTEDVVGKTPITTVMGWVPYVLLAVFLVASRTIEPLKSALTSVAIGWSNILGETGISGSIQPLYLPGGILLAVVLVTAVLHRMRLGELKAAFGESSRTLLGAGFVLIFTIPMVRILINSGVNANDLVSMPVAMAQLVADGVGGIYPLFAPAVGALGAFIAGSNTVSNLMLSDFQFNVAQQLGVSTTLMVALQAVGAAAGNMIAIHNVVAASATVGLLGREGETIRKTILPTLYYILAAGAIGLLAFYVLGIGDPLLDLG; from the coding sequence ATGAACGAAACCACACTCGCGCTGCTCGCCTTCGTGCCCCTGGTGCTGGCCGGGGTGCTGCTGATCGGCCTGCGCATGGCCGCCCGGGTCGCCATGCCGATCGTCTTCGTGGTCACCGCGCTGATCGGCCTGCTCGCCTGGCAGATGAGCTTCACCCGGGTCCTGGCCTCCACCCTGCAGGGCCTGATGCTGACCGTGGCGATCCTGTGGATCATCTTCGGCGCCATCCTGCTGCTCAACACCCTCAAGCACTCCGGGGGGATCACCGCCATCCGCAACGGCTTCTCGGGCATCAGCCCGGATCGCCGCGTGCAGGCGATCATCGTCGCCTGGCTCTTCGGCTGCTTCATCGAGGGCGCCTCGGGCTTCGGCACCCCGGCCGCGGTGGCCGCGCCGCTGATGGTGGCGCTCGGCTTCCCGGCGCTGGCCGCCGTGGTGGTGGGCATGATGATCCAGTCCACGCCGGTCTCCTTCGGCGCCGTGGGCACGCCGATCGTGGTCGGGGTCACCGGCGGCCTGGATCGCGCTGGCATCACCGAGGCGCTGGAGGCCGGCGGCAGCGGCTGGCTCGAGTACTATCACCTGATCGCCGGTGAGGTCGCGGTGATCCACGCCCTGGTCGGCGTGCTGATGCCGCTGATCATGGTGATGATCATGGTGCGCTTCTTCGGCGCCAACCGCTCCTGGAAGGAGGGGCTCTCCATCGCCCCCTTCGCGCTCTTCGCCGGTGTCGCCTTCGTGGTGCCCTACGCCCTGGCCGGCATGCTGCTGGGACCGGAATTCCCGTCGATGATCGGCGCCATGGTGGGCCTGGCCATCGTCGTGCCGGCGGCCCGTCGCGGCTTCCTGCTGCCCAAGGACACCTGGGACTTCCCGCCCTCCACCGCCTGGCCGGACAAGTGGCTCGGCAAGCTGGTGATCAAGACCGAGGACGTGGTGGGCAAGACGCCGATCACCACCGTCATGGGCTGGGTGCCCTACGTGCTGCTGGCCGTCTTCCTGGTCGCCTCGCGCACCATCGAGCCGCTCAAGAGCGCGCTCACCTCCGTCGCCATCGGCTGGAGCAACATCCTCGGCGAGACCGGCATCTCCGGCAGCATCCAGCCCCTCTACCTGCCCGGCGGTATCCTGCTGGCGGTGGTGCTGGTGACCGCCGTGCTGCATCGCATGCGCCTGGGCGAGCTCAAGGCGGCCTTCGGCGAGTCGAGCCGGACCCTGCTGGGCGCGGGCTTCGTGCTGATCTTCACCATCCCCATGGTGCGGATCCTGATCAACTCGGGCGTCAACGCCAACGACCTGGTCTCCATGCCGGTCGCCATGGCGCAGCTCGTCGCCGACGGGGTGGGTGGCATCTACCCGCTCTTCGCGCCGGCCGTGGGCGCCCTGGGGGCCTTCATCGCCGGGTCGAACACCGTCTCGAACCTGATGCTCTCCGACTTCCAGTTCAACGTCGCCCAGCAGCTCGGCGTCTCCACCACCCTGATGGTCGCCCTGCAGGCCGTGGGCGCCGCGGCGGGCAACATGATCGCCATCCACAACGTGGTCGCGGCCTCCGCCACCGTGGGCCTGCTCGGCCGCGAGGGCGAGACCATCCGCAAGACCATCCTGCCGACGCTCTACTACATCCTCGCCGCCGGCGCGATCGGGCTGCTGGCCTTCTACGTGCTGGGCATCGGCGACCCGCTGCTGGACCTCGGCTGA
- the uraH gene encoding hydroxyisourate hydrolase, whose product MGRLTTHVLDTAQGRPGQGIRIEVYRLEGDSRQRIGEVVTNDDGRCDAPILEGEAFTAGQYELVFHAGEYLDRQGLAGDSPRFLDVIPLRFGVADASQHYHVPLLVSPYSYSTYRGS is encoded by the coding sequence ATGGGACGCTTGACCACACACGTGCTGGACACTGCGCAGGGTCGCCCGGGGCAGGGCATTCGCATCGAGGTCTACCGCCTGGAGGGCGACAGCCGCCAGCGGATCGGCGAGGTGGTGACCAACGACGACGGCCGCTGCGACGCGCCGATCCTGGAGGGCGAGGCCTTCACCGCGGGCCAGTACGAGCTGGTCTTCCACGCCGGCGAGTACCTCGATCGCCAGGGCCTGGCCGGCGACAGCCCGCGCTTTCTCGACGTGATCCCGCTGCGCTTCGGCGTCGCCGACGCCTCCCAGCACTACCACGTGCCGCTGCTGGTCTCGCCCTACAGCTACTCCACCTATCGCGGCAGCTGA